GCAGCAGCGAGGGCCGCATGACCTTCAAGTCTTCCGAGATCGGGTTGGCCAGCGTCCACAGCGCCTGTCCATCGGCAAAGGCGGTGGCCTGTGCCTCGGGCAGGAACGACCAGGTGACGGCCTCGTGGGCGCCACGCGCGGCCGCCGCGCGGCGCAGGCGGCGTTCGAGCATCTGCACCGGGGTCGCCGTCGGGCGGGCCACGCCGTCGACACGCGGCAGCGGGGTCGAGGGCACGGCATCGAGCCCGTGAACGCGGATCACTTCCTCGACCAGATCGGGCGCGCCGATGATGTCCGGGCGCCAGGTCGGGACGGTCACGGTCCATTCGCCATCACCCTCGACGGCAAAGCCGAGCGCGGCGAGGATGCGCTTCTGCTCGCTCTGGGCCACGGCGACGCCGCCCAGCCGCGCGCAGAGCGCCGGATCATAGGCCAGCACGCGCTGCGCCAGCGGGGGGGCGCCCACGCGGACCACTTCGCTCGCCTCGCCGCCGCAGATGTCGAGGATCAGCGCGGTCAGAAGGTCCATGCCGGTGTCGAGGAAGGCCGGATCGACCCCGCGCTCGAAGCGCCCGCGCGCGTCGCTGGCCAGCGCCAGTGCCTGCCCGGTGCGGGCGATATGGGCCGGATCGAAATAGGCGACTTCGAGAAGCACGTCGGTCGTCGTGTCCGAACAGCCCGAATGCTCGCCGCCCATGATCCCGGCGATGTCGTGGACGCCCGCTTCATCGGCGATCACGGTCATGAACGGGGCGAGCGTATATTCCTTGCCGTTGAGCGCGACGACGGTCTCGCCCTCGCGCGCGGGGCGCGCGGTGACGGCGCCGGTCAGCTTCGCCAGGTCATAGGCATGGGCCGGACGGCCATAGCCGAGCATCACATAGTTGGTCACATCGACCAGCGCCGAGATCGGGCGCTGCCCGGCGGCCTTCAGGCGATCCTGCAACCATGCGGGCGACGGGCCATTGGTCACGCCCTTGATCACGCGGCCATAGAAGGCGGGGCATGCCGCCTCGTCCTCGATGCGGATTTCGACCGGGCAAGGGCCGGTGCCAGCCACGCTGTCCACGCCCAGCGGGCGCAGCGTGCCGATCCCGGCGGCGGCCAGATCGCGGGCAATGCCATAAACGCCCATGCAATCGGGACGGTTGGGCGTGATCGACACGTCGAAGACCGGGTCCGAGCCGATGTAGTCGGCATAGGACTGCCCCAGCGGGGCGTCTTCGGGCAGTTCGATGATGCCGTCGTGGTCCTCGCCCAGACACAGCTCGCGCGTGGAACACATCATGCCGTTCGATTCGACGCCGCGAATCGCGCTCTTGCGCAGTTCCATGCCATTGGCCGGAACCACCGCGCCGGGCAGGCCCAGCACGCCGACCAGCCCCGCACGCGCATTGGGCGCGCCGCAGACGACCTGAAGCGGGCTGCCATCGCCCAGATCGACCGACAGCACCTGAAGCTTGTCGGCCTGAGGGTGCTTTTCGGCCGTCAGCACGCGGGCAACGCGGAACTTCTGGAGCGCGACCGAAGCATCGGTCACGCTTTCGATTTCCAGACCCAGCGCGGTCAGCTTCTCGGCAATTTCAACGGTGCTCGCCTGGGTGTCGAGCAGGGCCTTGAGCCACGAAAGGGAAAACTTCACGGCCGCACTCCCACGCCTGCCGAAAGGGTAGGCACGTCGAGCGCCGCGAACCCGTAATGATTGAGCCAGCGCGCATCGCCATCGAAGAAGGCGCGCAGATCGTCGAGCCCGTACTTGAGCATGGCGAGGCGATCGACCCCGGTGCCAAAGGCAAAGCCCTGCCATTCATCGGGATCGAGCCCGCCGAATTCGATGACCTTGCGATTGACCATGCCCGAGCCGAGCACTTCCATCCAGCCGCCGCCCGGCGCATCGCCGCTGCCGCCGACCACGCGCTTGCCTTGGACCAGCGTGTAGCCCACGTCGACCTCGACCGAAGGCTCGGTGAACGGGAAATAGCTGGGGCGC
The genomic region above belongs to Novosphingobium sp. IK01 and contains:
- the pheT gene encoding phenylalanine--tRNA ligase subunit beta produces the protein MKFSLSWLKALLDTQASTVEIAEKLTALGLEIESVTDASVALQKFRVARVLTAEKHPQADKLQVLSVDLGDGSPLQVVCGAPNARAGLVGVLGLPGAVVPANGMELRKSAIRGVESNGMMCSTRELCLGEDHDGIIELPEDAPLGQSYADYIGSDPVFDVSITPNRPDCMGVYGIARDLAAAGIGTLRPLGVDSVAGTGPCPVEIRIEDEAACPAFYGRVIKGVTNGPSPAWLQDRLKAAGQRPISALVDVTNYVMLGYGRPAHAYDLAKLTGAVTARPAREGETVVALNGKEYTLAPFMTVIADEAGVHDIAGIMGGEHSGCSDTTTDVLLEVAYFDPAHIARTGQALALASDARGRFERGVDPAFLDTGMDLLTALILDICGGEASEVVRVGAPPLAQRVLAYDPALCARLGGVAVAQSEQKRILAALGFAVEGDGEWTVTVPTWRPDIIGAPDLVEEVIRVHGLDAVPSTPLPRVDGVARPTATPVQMLERRLRRAAAARGAHEAVTWSFLPEAQATAFADGQALWTLANPISEDLKVMRPSLLPGLLAAVRRNLDRGATSLRLFEIGRRYLRADNGQSDERLSLAVVLAGEKTPRGWDSGKAQPFTAFDAKAEALALLAQAGAPVDNLQVMGEAGPQFHPGQSATLRLGPKQVLARFGMLHPLTAKAFGLEGPVAVVELFLDRIPAKKTASGFARPHFAPPALQAVTRDFAFLVADKVPAGDLLRAVKGADKTAIVAARVFDDFRGQGVPEGHKSLAIEVTLQPGDKSFDEAALKAIADKIVAAAAKQGGTLRA